From the Cryptomeria japonica chromosome 2, Sugi_1.0, whole genome shotgun sequence genome, one window contains:
- the LOC131034045 gene encoding transcription factor MYB82, with the protein MGRKRCCSHLGLNNGPWTPHEDLLLKKFVQTHGEGHWSILPLKAGLGRCGRSCRLRWMNYVRPGIKHGVFSAAEEELIIKLHDLLGNRWSMIAARVPGRTDNQIKNAWYSRLSKKHVRTNMTERKILEYESSSNEIILSQDRYGEKIGAQNWNDDANHLANHSELHQQEENKEPYFEWQSPQQHNMAKDVPTMKNFSPTVKNVNDEGFYSQPSSLISAVETLNAISMSPTNFDGVGMPTCKMGLNLHHKFPT; encoded by the exons ATGGGAAGAAAAAGGTGTTGTTCCCATTTGGGTTTGAATAATGGCCCATGGACACCTCATGAAGATCTTCTGCTAAAAAAGTTTGTACAAACTCATGGAGAAGGACACTGGTCTATTCTTCCTCTGAAAGCAG GTCTTGGGAGATGTGGAAGAAGCTGCAGGTTACGTTGGATGAATTATGTTAGGCCTGGTATTAAACATGGTGTGTTCTCTGCAGCTGAGGAAGAGCTTATAATTAAGCTTCATGACTTATTGGGTAACAG GTGGTCAATGATAGCAGCTCGCGTGCCTGGAAGAACAGATAACCAGATTAAAAATGCATGGTATTCCCGTTTGAGCAAGAAACATGTCAGAACAAACATGACAGAGAGAAAAATCCTGGAATATGAGTCATCTTCTAATGAAATAATTCTCTCTCAGGATAGATATGGAGAAAAAATTGGTGCCCAAAATTGGAATGATGATGCCAATCATTTGGCAAATCACTCTGAATTACATCAGCAAGAGGAGAACAAGGAGCCCTATTTTGAGTGGCAATCCCCACAACAACATAACATGGCAAAAGATGTTCCCACAATGAAAAACTTTTCACCCACTGTTAAGAATGTTAATGATGAAGGGTTTTATTCTCAACCATCATCACTCATCTCTGCAGTGGAAACTCTCAATGCCATTTCTATGTCTCCAACAAATTTTGATGGTGTTGGGATGCCCACATGCAAAATGGGGTTGAACTTGCACCACAAATTTCCAACATGA